In one Culex quinquefasciatus strain JHB chromosome 2, VPISU_Cqui_1.0_pri_paternal, whole genome shotgun sequence genomic region, the following are encoded:
- the LOC6034376 gene encoding ejaculatory bulb-specific protein 3 yields MKFFVAFFALVALVAAQELYTNKFDTVDLDEILKSDRLFKNYYQCLLDEGRCTPDGNELKRVLPEALETNCAKCSEKQKTAGNKAFKYLAANRPTEWKALLAKFDPESKYTAKYSDAA; encoded by the coding sequence ATGAAGTTCTTCGTTGCCTTCTTCGCCCTGGTTGCCCTGGTCGCTGCCCAGGAGCTCTACACCAACAAGTTCGACACCGTGGACCTAGACGAGATCCTCAAGTCCGACCGGCTCTTCAAGAACTACTACCAGTGCCTGCTGGACGAGGGCCGTTGCACTCCGGACGGAAACGAGCTGAAGCGGGTGCTGCCGGAAGCGCTGGAGACGAACTGTGCCAAGTGCAGCGAGAAGCAGAAAACCGCCGGAAATAAGGCCTTCAAGTACCTGGCGGCGAACCGACCGACCGAATGGAAGGCGCTGCTGGCCAAGTTCGACCCGGAGAGCAAGTACACCGCCAAGTACTCCGACGCTGCTTAA
- the LOC6034375 gene encoding ejaculatory bulb-specific protein 3 — protein sequence MKTFIVFGLLAFVAAQDSTYTNKYDHIDVEEIVKSDRLFKNYYNCLIDQGPCTPDATELKQSLPDALENNCSKCTPKQKEVGNKVVAYLIESRPEEWAVLKAKFDPENKFVEKYREEAAAAGIKL from the coding sequence ATGAAAACCTTTATCGTTTTCGGCCTTCTTGCCTTTGTTGCCGCCCAGGACTCCACATACACCAACAAGTACGATCACATCGACGTGGAGGAGATTGTAAAGTCAGACCGGCTCTTCAAGAACTACTACAATTGCCTGATCGACCAGGGCCCCTGCACTCCGGATGCAACCGAGCTGAAGCAGAGTCTTCCGGATGCCCTGGAAAACAACTGCTCCAAGTGTACTCCGAAGCAGAAGGAGGTCGGTAACAAGGTCGTCGCCTATCTTATCGAAAGTCGTCCCGAGGAATGGGCTGTGCTAAAGGCCAAATTCGATCCCGAAaacaaatttgttgaaaaatatcgGGAAGAAGCTGCCGCCGCTGGTATTAAGCTGTAA
- the LOC6034374 gene encoding ejaculatory bulb-specific protein 3, producing the protein MKLFIVFALVALVAAQDNTYSSKYDNVDIDEILKTDRLFKNYYNCLIDQGPCTPDATELKQVLPDALENNCSKCTPKQKDAGYKVVGFLIDNRPEEWAVVRAKYDPENKFVEKYRGDAEAAGVKL; encoded by the coding sequence ATGAAGCTGTTCATCGTATTTGCCCTGGTTGCCCTGGTTGCTGCTCAGGACAACACTTATTCCAGCAAGTATGACAACGTCGATATCGATGAAATCCTGAAGACGGATCGCCTCTTCAAGAATTACTACAACTGCCTGATCGATCAGGGCCCCTGCACTCCGGATGCTACCGAGCTGAAGCAGGTTCTTCCGGATGCCCTGGAGAACAATTGTTCCAAGTGTACGCCGAAGCAGAAGGATGCTGGATACAAGGTCGTTGGTTTTCTTATTGACAACCGTCCCGAAGAATGGGCTGTTGTGCGGGCCAAGTACGATCCCGAAAACaagtttgttgaaaaatatcGAGGAGATGCTGAAGCCGCTGGGGTCAAGCTTTAA
- the LOC6034370 gene encoding ejaculatory bulb-specific protein 3, protein MKLLIVFALVALVAAQDSTYTNKYDHIDVDEILKSDRLFKNYYNCLIDQGPCTPDAAELKQSLPDALENNCSKCTPKQKETGYKVISSLIENRPAEWAVLQDKYDPERKFVEKYREEAAAAGIKL, encoded by the coding sequence ATGAAACTGCTCATCGTATTCGCCCTGGTTGCCCTGGTCGCTGCCCAGGACAGCACCTACACCAACAAGTATGACCATATCGACGTAGATGAGATCTTGAAGTCGGATCGTCTCTTCAAGAACTACTACAACTGCCTGATTGACCAGGGACCATGCACTCCGGATGCTGCCGAGCTGAAGCAGAGTCTTCCGGATGCCCTGGAGAACAACTGCTCAAAGTGTACTCCGAAGCAGAAGGAAACTGGCTACAAGGTCATCAGCTCGCTCATTGAGAATCGTCCTGCGGAATGGGCTGTCCTGCAGGACAAGTACGATCCCGAGCGCAAGTTTGTCGAGAAATACCGTGAAGAAGCGGCCGCCGCTGGCATCAAGTTGTAA
- the LOC6034371 gene encoding ejaculatory bulb-specific protein 3, whose product MKLLIAFALVALVAAQDSTYTNKYDHIDVDEILKSDRLFKNYYNCLIDQGPCTPDAAELKQSLPDALENNCSKCTPKQKETGYKVISSLIENRPAEWAVLQDKYDPERKFVEKYREEAAAAGIKL is encoded by the coding sequence ATGAAACTGCTCATCGCTTTCGCCCTGGTTGCCCTTGTTGCCGCTCAGGACTCCACCTACACCAACAAATATGATCACATCGACGTCGATGAGATCCTGAAGTCGGATCGCCTCTTCAAGAACTACTACAATTGTCTGATCGATCAAGGACCATGCACTCCGGATGCTGCCGAGCTGAAGCAGAGTCTTCCGGATGCCCTGGAGAACAACTGCTCAAAGTGTACGCCCAAGCAGAAGGAAACTGGCTACAAGGTCATCAGCTCGCTAATTGAGAATCGTCCTGCGGAATGGGCTGTCCTGCAGGACAAGTACGATCCCGAGCGCAAGTTTGTCGAGAAATACCGCGAAGAAGCTGCCGCCGCCGGGATCAAGCTGTAA
- the LOC6034372 gene encoding ejaculatory bulb-specific protein 3: MKLLIAFALVALVAAQDSTYTNKYDHIDVDEILKSDRLFKNYYNCLIDQGPCTPDAAELKQSLPDALENNCSKCTPKQKETGYKVISSLIENRPAEWAALQDKYDPERKFVEKYREEAAAAGIKL; encoded by the coding sequence ATGAAACTGCTCATCGCTTTTGCCCTGGTTGCCCTTGTTGCCGCTCAGGACTCCACCTACACCAACAAATATGATCACATCGACGTCGATGAGATCCTGAAGTCGGATCGCCTCTTCAAGAACTACTACAATTGTCTGATCGATCAAGGACCCTGCACTCCGGATGCTGCCGAGCTGAAGCAGAGTCTTCCGGATGCCCTGGAGAACAACTGCTCAAAGTGTACGCCCAAGCAGAAGGAAACTGGCTACAAGGTCATCAGCTCGCTCATTGAGAATCGTCCTGCGGAATGGGCTGCCCTGCAGGACAAGTACGATCCCGAGCGCAAGTTTGTCGAGAAATACCGCGAAGAAGCTGCCGCCGCCGGGATCAAGCTATAA
- the LOC119767034 gene encoding ejaculatory bulb-specific protein 3-like, protein MKLLIVFALIALVAAQDSTYTNKYDHIDVEEILKSDRLFKNYYNCLIDQGPCTPDAAELKQSLPDALENNCSKCTPKQKETGYKVISSLIENRPAEWTVLQDKYDPERKFVEKYREEAAAAGIKL, encoded by the coding sequence ATGAAACTGCTCATCGTATTCGCCCTGATTGCCCTGGTCGCTGCCCAGGACAGCACCTATACCAACAAGTACGATCACATCGACGTGGAGGAGATTCTGAAGTCAGATCGTCTCTTCAAGAACTACTACAACTGCCTGATTGACCAGGGACCATGCACTCCGGATGCTGCCGAGCTGAAGCAGAGTCTTCCGGATGCCCTGGAGAACAACTGCTCAAAGTGTACGCCCAAGCAGAAGGAAACTGGCTACAAGGTCATCAGCTCGCTCATTGAGAATCGTCCTGCGGAATGGACTGTCCTACAGGACAAGTACGATCCCGAACGCAAGTTTGTCGAGAAATACCGTGAAGAAGCGGCCGCCGCCGGGATCAAGTTGTAA
- the LOC6034369 gene encoding ejaculatory bulb-specific protein 3: MKLLIVFALVALVAAQDSTYTNKYDNIDVDEILKSDRLFKNYFNCLIDQGPCTPDATELKQSLPDALENNCSKCTPKQKEVGYKVVGWLINNRPEEWNVLRAKYDPENKFIEKYRDEAKAAGINL; encoded by the coding sequence ATGAAGCTGCTCATCGTATTCGCCCTGGTTGCCCTGGTCGCTGCCCAGGACTCCACATACACCAACAAGTACGACAACATCGACGTAGATGAGATCCTGAAGTCGGACCGCCTCTTCAAGAACTACTTCAACTGCCTGATCGACCAGGGCCCCTGCACTCCGGATGCTACCGAGCTGAAGCAGAGCCTTCCGGATGCGCTGGAGAACAATTGCTCAAAGTGTACACCGAAGCAGAAGGAGGTCGGTTACAAGGTTGTCGGCTGGCTTATCAACAACCGTCCCGAGGAGTGGAACGTCCTGAGGGCCAAGTACGATCCCGAGAAcaaatttatcgaaaaatatCGTGATGAAGCTAAAGCAGCCGGAATCAACCTGTAA
- the LOC6034368 gene encoding ejaculatory bulb-specific protein 3: MKLIIVLALVALAAAQVPFTNKYDHINVEEILMSDRLFKNYFNCLIDEGACTPEASELKEKLPEALENNCELCTEKQKDTSVKVIRYLIDKRPVEWGVLKTKFDPNNKFVDRYREEAEAAGIKL; the protein is encoded by the coding sequence ATGAAGTTGATAATCGTGTTGGCCCTGGTGGCACTGGCCGCGGCTCAGGTTCCTTTTACCAACAAGTACGACCACATCAACGTGGAGGAGATTCTGATGTCGGACCGTCTCTTCAAGAACTACTTCAACTGCCTGATCGACGAGGGTGCATGCACGCCGGAAGCTTCCGAGCTGAAGGAAAAATTGCCGGAAGCTTTGGAGAACAACTGTGAGCTGTGCACGGAGAAGCAGAAGGATACCTCAGTCAAGGTTATCCGGTATCTCATTGATAAGCGTCCGGTGGAGTGGGGTGTGCTGAAGACCAAGTTCGACCCAAACAACAAATTCGTCGACCGTTACCGTGAAGAAGCCGAGGCGGCCGGTATTAAGCTGTAA
- the LOC6034367 gene encoding ejaculatory bulb-specific protein 3 codes for MKLFIVGLALFAVAFAQDAEVETLEEIGEKYTTKFDKIDLDDILKSDRLFKNYYNCLMEEGPCTPEGNYLKRVLPEALENSCNKCSEKQQKDSVKAIKYLTENRSEAWKVLKAKYDPENKYVEKYLTDADAEGIKL; via the coding sequence ATGAAACTGTTCATTGTTGGTCTGGCTCTGTTTGCCGTGGCGTTCGCCCAGGATGCCGAGGTGGAAACCTTGGAGGAAATCGGAGAGAAGTACACCACCAAGTTCGACAAGATCGACCTGGATGACATCCTGAAGTCGGATCGCCTGTTCAAGAACTACTACAACTGCCTGATGGAGGAGGGACCTTGCACCCCGGAGGGTAACTACCTGAAGCGTGTCCTGCCGGAAGCCCTGGAGAACAGCTGCAACAAGTGTAGCGAGAAGCAGCAGAAGGACAGCGTCAAGGCCATCAAGTACCTGACCGAGAACCGCTCCGAAGCCTGGAAGGTGCTGAAGGCCAAGTACGACCCGGAGAACAAGTACGTCGAGAAGTACCTGACCGACGCCGATGCCGAGGGAATCAAGCTGTAA
- the LOC6034366 gene encoding ejaculatory bulb-specific protein 3: MKFFIVALALVALVAAQEEDGDKYTTRYDNIDLDEILKSDRLFKNYYNCLVDEGRCTAEGSYLKRILPDALETNCAKCSDKQRDDGVRAIKYMADNRAEEWKVLKARFDPENKYVEKYLADAEKEGIKL, translated from the coding sequence ATGAAATTCTTCATCGTTGCGTTGGCCCTGGTTGCCCTGGTCGCTGCTCAGGAGGAAGATGGTGACAAATACACGACCCGGTACGATAACATCGACCTGGACGAGATCTTGAAGTCGGATCGGCTGTTCAAGAATTACTACAACTGTCTGGTGGATGAAGGTCGCTGTACGGCTGAGGGAAGCTACCTGAAGCGAATCCTGCCTGATGCCTTGGAGACGAACTGCGCCAAGTGCAGCGACAAGCAACGCGATGACGGAGTCCGTGCCATCAAGTACATGGCCGACAACCGGGCCGAGGAGTGGAAGGTCCTGAAGGCCCGTTTTGACCCGGAGAACAAGTACGTCGAGAAGTACCTGGCCGATGCCGAGAAGGAGGGTATCAAGCTGTAA
- the LOC6034365 gene encoding ejaculatory bulb-specific protein 3, translating into MKFFIVALALVALVAAQEEEGDKYTTKYDKIDLDDILKSDRLFKNYYACLLDDGPCTPEGSYLKRILPEALETNCAKCSDKQRDDGVRAIKYMAENRAEEWKVLKAKFDPENVYVEKYLADAEKEGIKL; encoded by the coding sequence ATGAAATTCTTCATCGTTGCCCTGGCCCTGGTTGCCCTGGTTGCCGCTCAGGAGGAGGAAGGTGACAAGTACACCACCAAGTACGACAAGATCGACCTGGATGACATTCTGAAGTCGGACCGCCTGTTCAAGAACTACTACGCCTGCCTTTTGGACGATGGACCGTGCACCCCCGAGGGAAGCTACCTGAAGCGTATCCTGCCGGAAGCCCTGGAGACCAACTGCGCCAAGTGCAGCGACAAGCAGCGCGACGATGGAGTGCGTGCCATCAAGTACATGGCCGAGAACCGCGCCGAGGAGTGGAAGGTCCTGAAGGCCAAGTTTGACCCGGAGAACGTGTACGTCGAGAAGTACCTGGCCGATGCCGAGAAGGAGGGAATCAAGCTGTAA